From a single Collibacillus ludicampi genomic region:
- a CDS encoding BglG family transcription antiterminator, giving the protein MLLTSRSHKLICMILDSQEPVRIKDIARELQVSERTVKYDLETVRSWLQRHNIELQSQPHKGIWIEDTGIRNRLYSLLNDGQGIEVFLHPQERVKHLMLELLLQDSPMKINDLAGKLHVSRNTAISDLSMAENLLGNWNVYVERSRFGVQAVATEINRRLALENIIQGLFSGNDMFNLVEGIIQGSDIPLPVGRTMEKLRLSRDDIHAIFQAVNSMVNTCEKGNGVHFTDRMIIGIYIRLCIVIQRLRSNHEVVLESNEILSVKKLKIFSVLQEVLNDLSVRLGVNITDHEACFISQHMIGMILPATNEGIEDYYSLTVELISQVSGRTAIHFRDDALLFEHLLAHMTEKLTKYRHGVVDPNPLISDIIRSYPDLFHIVKQVCQDMFCKMNVHFSDSDIGYIVMHFLASLKRMQEMTKCKALVVCGTGRGTAQFLKIILEHEIRHLKIVGCCSVSGLERQIQLHKPDLVISVVNVQASVPIVVVNSIPNRQDLDSVREVITELRSRQNQKVTVDSPPSDLSSLEQFTQEVICKGFDLSRTILSEMKDYLSDQRAEGLALHLMLMVSRLAFGSAYDDNSVNHEWTSEPMAVIREKLMHIFREKNLVIPESEIHAILCYFV; this is encoded by the coding sequence ATGCTTTTGACATCGCGATCTCATAAGCTGATATGCATGATTTTGGATTCACAAGAACCTGTCCGAATTAAAGACATTGCCCGAGAATTGCAGGTAAGCGAACGGACGGTGAAATATGATCTGGAAACCGTTCGCAGTTGGTTGCAACGTCATAATATTGAGTTACAATCCCAACCGCATAAAGGGATTTGGATAGAAGATACGGGTATCCGAAATCGATTGTATAGTCTTTTGAACGATGGCCAAGGCATTGAAGTATTTCTTCACCCCCAGGAAAGAGTCAAACATTTAATGCTGGAATTATTGTTGCAAGACAGTCCTATGAAAATCAACGATTTAGCCGGGAAATTACATGTGAGTAGAAACACGGCGATTTCCGATTTATCCATGGCTGAAAATCTTTTGGGAAATTGGAATGTCTATGTGGAACGGAGTCGGTTTGGAGTTCAGGCAGTTGCGACCGAAATAAACCGGCGTTTGGCACTAGAAAATATCATACAGGGTCTATTTAGCGGAAACGATATGTTCAATCTTGTTGAGGGGATCATTCAAGGGAGCGACATTCCTTTACCGGTTGGTCGGACGATGGAAAAACTTCGTCTATCAAGAGATGATATCCATGCGATTTTCCAAGCAGTGAATAGCATGGTGAATACATGTGAGAAAGGCAACGGAGTACATTTTACAGACCGGATGATCATTGGGATTTATATTCGGTTGTGCATTGTGATCCAACGCCTTCGCTCCAATCATGAAGTGGTCTTGGAATCTAACGAAATTCTATCTGTTAAAAAACTAAAAATATTTAGTGTGTTACAGGAAGTTCTCAATGATCTATCGGTTCGTTTGGGTGTAAATATCACAGACCATGAAGCCTGTTTTATCAGTCAACATATGATTGGCATGATTTTACCCGCGACGAATGAAGGGATAGAGGATTATTATTCTCTGACCGTGGAATTGATTTCACAAGTAAGCGGTCGAACGGCCATTCATTTCCGGGATGATGCTCTTTTATTTGAACATTTGTTGGCACATATGACAGAGAAATTAACAAAATATCGACACGGTGTGGTAGATCCCAATCCTCTCATCTCCGATATTATTCGTTCCTATCCGGATTTGTTTCATATTGTGAAACAAGTTTGTCAGGATATGTTTTGTAAAATGAATGTTCATTTTTCCGATTCAGACATTGGGTATATTGTGATGCACTTTCTTGCTTCGCTTAAGCGGATGCAGGAAATGACCAAATGTAAAGCGTTGGTGGTATGTGGAACCGGGAGAGGAACCGCTCAATTTTTAAAAATCATTTTAGAACATGAAATTCGCCATCTCAAAATTGTTGGCTGCTGTTCCGTATCAGGGTTAGAAAGGCAAATCCAGTTGCATAAACCCGATCTGGTAATTAGTGTGGTGAATGTTCAAGCGTCGGTTCCCATCGTGGTGGTCAATAGCATTCCGAATCGCCAAGACCTCGATTCGGTCCGGGAAGTGATAACAGAACTTCGTTCACGACAGAATCAAAAAGTGACGGTTGATTCACCGCCGTCCGATCTCTCTTCGTTAGAGCAATTCACGCAGGAAGTGATTTGCAAAGGATTTGATCTTAGCCGGACGATTCTTTCTGAAATGAAAGATTATTTGAGTGATCAGCGTGCTGAAGGATTGGCTTTGCATCTGATGTTAATGGTTAGCCGTTTGGCGTTTGGTTCAGCTTATGATGACAACAGTGTGAATCATGAGTGGACATCTG